From the genome of Verrucomicrobiia bacterium:
GCATTGAAAGATAGGCTCTCAACGAGATCCTTGAGAAGGTAGTAAAGAAATTCCTCTAAAACAGATGATTGAAGGTTGGACCTTGAGTCAAAAGCTTCCGCATACTTTTGCTGGTCAATGAAAGTTTTATAGTCTTCAAAAAGATTAACTCTTTGCTGTAGGACTTCTATATCATTCGCCTGTTTAGTTGAGTATGGGCCTTTGAGTGCTAAGTTTGCTTCTTTCCATTTGTTATATTCTAATCTAACCTCAGCGATTAACTGAGTAGATACCTCGTCATTATATTTCCTAGAAGCCGATTCTTTTTGCGCTAAATTATTTCCGTGTACGAACATATATAGCCTTAGATGCTAATAGCTTAATTGTCTCTTTAAATTTTCTGCCAAAGCACGAGCCATCATAGGGGGAACAGCGTTGCCAATTTGGTTGTATTGACCTAAGTGTATATCGCCATAGCGGCCTTCCCTGGCTAAAAGGCTATGTGAAGGAGTTGTTGGTTTACCCAAGAATGTAAAACTGTCGGGAAATGACTGAACGCGTGCGCCTTCACGAGGTGTGAAATTTCGATCATCGTACGGGTGAACAAAATTTGCATAGAAAGAAGCGGCGATCGTGTGACAGGGCTTATCGGGATACATGCGGCGATTATTTTGTGAGTAACCGCTTCCTGATTTTTCTCCCTTTCCATTTCTTTTGAGAGGCATATGGGCCTCACTGAGTTCATCGCCTTTCTGCCCCCAAGTCATGCTCTTGAATCTCTCAACTAATCTTTTCGAATGTCGCATTGCACTGTGATTCTGCAGCGAATCGCCATTATCGCGCAGTAATCTTTGATATTCATTCTTTGGTTTTGAAGCATAGTGAGATGAAGCTTCTCCAGCCTCAATACTTGGAAGATCAGAAATTGCTTCCCATAAAGTGGGGCATCGAGGGAGATTGAGTAGATTTCCATCTATGCTATGAGTTGGCTCGGGAAAAAACTTGTCAATTTTCTTCAAAGTACCCACGAGTATAAAGCGGCGGCGAATTTGAGGAACCCCATAGTCAGTGGCTTGCAGTACCCTTTTCTCCGTAAAATATCCTAGCGCTTGCAGCTCGCTCTCAATAATATCTACGACAAATTCACCTTCACTAGTCTTCGCCTTTATAATATTGGGTACATTTTCCATAACAATTACACTGGGCTTGAATACTTTTCCCAGTCTCAGGAACTCCTTGAACAGGGAGTTTCTTGGGTCCTTTGGATCTCTTCCCTTTGAATTGGCAATTGAAAAACCCTGACAAGGTGGACCACCTAAAAGAATGTCAATTTGTTGTGGAATGGCATTAAGTAGCTTGCTATCAGGTATCTCAGTGATATCTCCCTCAATTACCGTTGAGGTTGGATGATTATGCTGAAACGTCTGGCATGCCCAGTTATCTATTTCATTTGCCCCAACAATATTAAAGCCAGCTTGGGCGAAACCTAAACTAAAGCCCCCTGCTCCAGCGAAACTGTCGAATACATTTTTCATCAGGGGCTTTGTATGGCTTTAGCTTGATACTAAAAACTTTTTGCACTGCTAGTCGATAGGCCCCCGGTTCCTGGCGCTATAGTTTTTGCGTGGTCTGTTCTCCACTCGCCATATCCTTCACTACCACTTCACCCTTCTCCACCTCCTGCTCACCCACAATAATGGCCTGCTTGGCCCTTACTTTCCCAGCCTGCTTCAACTGAGCGCCAACACCTTCTTTACCAAGGGCGGCATCTACAGACTTTCCTTCAGCCAATAACTTCGGCAATACCTCACGTTCCAAGTACCCACGACCAGCGGCATCGGCAGCTACCAGGAAATAGTCCGGCTTGGGCATCTCGGGCAGTGCAACGCCACTGTCCACTACCAGCTCGCAAATGCGGTCCAGGCCAATGCCAAAGCCAATGGCGCCCGTAGCTGGGCCGCCCAGTTTGGAAACCAAGCCGTCGTAGCGGCCACCGCCACCAACGGAAGCCTGCTGGCCTTCTATACCAGTTGGTACCCACTCAAATGTGGTGTGGCTGTAGTAGTCCAAGCCGCGTACCAAGAATGGGTCTTCCACAATCGGGATTCCCCACATGCCAAGTTGGCGGAGCACCTCGGCGTAGTGGGCTTTGCTTGCCTCGCCCAAGTTGTCCTTGAGGCGGGGTGCGGCATCGCATAAGCGCCGGTCCCCTTCATTCTTACTGTCCAAAATGCGCAGAGGGTTCTTGTCGAGGCGCTTCTGGGAATCCTCACTCAGCTGATCGCGGAATGGCATAAAGTACTCACGGAGAGTATCTACATACGCTGCGCGTTCTTCCGGTGTACCAAGGGTGTTGATCTTCAGCTCCACGCGGTCCCCAAGGCCAACTTCCTTATAGAACTGCCACATGGTGAGCAAGACCCAGGCATCGGCAAAGGGGGTGGCATCGCCAAAGAACTCTACGTCCAGCTGGGTGTGCTCGCGGTAGCGGCCCTTTTGTGGGCGGTCGTAGCGGAAGCAGTTGACGAAGCTCCACAGTTTCACTGGCTGGGGCCAGGTGTGCATGCCGTGCTCAATGAAGCTGCGGACAATGCCGGCTGTGCCTTCTGGGCGGAGGGCGTACTCTTCTTTGCCAGGCTCAGTCTCGATGCCGCGGACCAGGAAAAGTTCCTTGTCCATGACATCCGTCCCCTCACCGATTGAGCGCTGGAAGAGCTCACGGTTCTCGTACGTAGGGATGGTGATGGGTTGGAATCCCATCTGGGCCGCTACTTTTGCCGCAGCGCGGGTCACATGCGTCCACGCCGCTTGGTCAGCAGGTAGGATGTCGCGCGTGCCGCGTGGGCTTTGGATAGTGGCCATGGGATGGGGTTATTAGTTATGAGTACAATATCAGATCTGGAGGGCGAATCGAATAGTATTAAAAAAGACCACCCGGGGTGGGTGGTCATATGTTCTCGCAGC
Proteins encoded in this window:
- a CDS encoding Bpu10I family restriction endonuclease, whose translation is MFVHGNNLAQKESASRKYNDEVSTQLIAEVRLEYNKWKEANLALKGPYSTKQANDIEVLQQRVNLFEDYKTFIDQQKYAEAFDSRSNLQSSVLEEFLYYLLKDLVESLSFNA
- a CDS encoding DNA cytosine methyltransferase is translated as MKNVFDSFAGAGGFSLGFAQAGFNIVGANEIDNWACQTFQHNHPTSTVIEGDITEIPDSKLLNAIPQQIDILLGGPPCQGFSIANSKGRDPKDPRNSLFKEFLRLGKVFKPSVIVMENVPNIIKAKTSEGEFVVDIIESELQALGYFTEKRVLQATDYGVPQIRRRFILVGTLKKIDKFFPEPTHSIDGNLLNLPRCPTLWEAISDLPSIEAGEASSHYASKPKNEYQRLLRDNGDSLQNHSAMRHSKRLVERFKSMTWGQKGDELSEAHMPLKRNGKGEKSGSGYSQNNRRMYPDKPCHTIAASFYANFVHPYDDRNFTPREGARVQSFPDSFTFLGKPTTPSHSLLAREGRYGDIHLGQYNQIGNAVPPMMARALAENLKRQLSY
- the hisS gene encoding histidine--tRNA ligase, with product MATIQSPRGTRDILPADQAAWTHVTRAAAKVAAQMGFQPITIPTYENRELFQRSIGEGTDVMDKELFLVRGIETEPGKEEYALRPEGTAGIVRSFIEHGMHTWPQPVKLWSFVNCFRYDRPQKGRYREHTQLDVEFFGDATPFADAWVLLTMWQFYKEVGLGDRVELKINTLGTPEERAAYVDTLREYFMPFRDQLSEDSQKRLDKNPLRILDSKNEGDRRLCDAAPRLKDNLGEASKAHYAEVLRQLGMWGIPIVEDPFLVRGLDYYSHTTFEWVPTGIEGQQASVGGGGRYDGLVSKLGGPATGAIGFGIGLDRICELVVDSGVALPEMPKPDYFLVAADAAGRGYLEREVLPKLLAEGKSVDAALGKEGVGAQLKQAGKVRAKQAIIVGEQEVEKGEVVVKDMASGEQTTQKL